From one Amia ocellicauda isolate fAmiCal2 chromosome 17, fAmiCal2.hap1, whole genome shotgun sequence genomic stretch:
- the tbc1d24 gene encoding TBC1 domain family member 24, producing the protein MADREYGSFVDWDKMGDLAQSSSPSKLDCKDLRELKQLARQGYWARNHGLRAQVYQQLIKAIPCRTVTPDAEVYRDIVGKVVGKRAPASLPMPEFVDDSPVPAYCLNAEGVGATRKIVACVASQFPDISYCPALPSMVALLLHFSQDEAECFEKVSRILACNEPGRRLLDQTFLAYESSCMTFGDLANKYCTSVHKLLVAATGQDVLEVYSDWMRWVFGDLPLPHAARVLDVFLVEGYKILFRVALALLKFFHKLRSGQPQESSNVRGDMRTFVQGLGSCVTPEKLLEKAFSLRLFSRKEIRLLQLANEKSLQQKGITVKQKRQNVHLAVNATDFQSAIVSAKEMRDIWSWVPERFALCLPQLLFTTADHGCSLNRFYSHSEGYEPTLLLIRTTEGEVCGAFLSTDWEERKRGGNKLSFFGTGECFVFRLKPEMERYEWVVIRHPELCSAVPPQDSDTPEDTAAPPQPSERLEDPNTLPAAEPGSDPAARLSPFLATRHFNLNTTNCSMFMAGSHDSIIVGGGGGNALYIDAELNHGRTARCSTFDNQPLCAEAFQIALLEVWAFQDAMAS; encoded by the exons ATGGCCGACAGGGAATATGGGAGTTTTGTGGATTGGGACAAGATGGGCGATTTGGCGCAGAGCAGCAGCCCCAGCAAGCTGGACTGCAAGGACCTACGAGAACTGAAGCAGCTGGCCAGGCAGGGCTATTGGGCCAGGAACCACGGGCTGAGGGCCCAGGTCTACCAGCAGCTCATCAAGGCCATCCCCTGCCGTACTGTCACCCCCGACGCGGAGGTGTACCGTGACATCGTGGGCAAGGTCGTTGGCAAGAGAGCCCCGGCCAGCCTCCCTATGCCCGAGTTCGTGGACGACAGCCCCGTCCCTGCGTACTGCCTGAACGCTGAGGGCGTGGGCGCGACCCGCAAGATCGTGGCCTGCGTGGCCAGCCAGTTCCCCGACATCTCCTACTGCCCCGCGCTGCCCTCCATGGTGGCCCTGCTGCTTCACTTCAGCCAGGACGAGGCCGAGTGCTTCGAGAAGGTCAGCCGCATCCTGGCCTGCAACGAGCCGGGCCGCCGCCTGCTGGACCAGACTTTCCTGGCCTACGAGTCGTCCTGCATGACGTTCGGGGACCTGGCCAACAAGTACTGCACCAGCGTCCACAAGCTGCTCGTGGCTGCCACCGGCCAGGACGTGCTGGAGGTCTACTCTGATTGGATGCGCTGGGTATTCGGGGACCTGCCACTGCCTCACGCTGCCAGGGTCCTGGACGTCTTCCTGGTGGAGGGCTACAAGATCCTGTTCCGCGTGGCGCTGGCGCTGCTCAAGTTCTTCCACAAGCTGAGGTCTGGGCAGCCGCAGGAGTCCAGCAACGTCAGGGGGGACATGCGGACCTTCGTGCAGGGCCTGGGCTCCTGCGTGACTCCCGAGAAGCTCCTGGAGAAGGCCTTCTCCCTCCGCCTCTTCAGCCGCAAGGAGATCCGGCTGCTGCAGCTGGCCAACGAGAAGTCCCTGCAACAGAAGGGCATCACCGTCAAACAGAAGAG ACAGAACGTCCACCTGGCCGTGAACGCCACGGACTTCCAGTCGGCCATCGTGAGCGCCAAGGAGATGAGGGATATCTGGTCCTGGGTGCCGGAGCGCTTCGCCCTCTGCCTACCTCAGCTGCTCTTCACCACGGCCGACCACGGCTGCAGCCTGAACAG GTTTTACTCTCACTCTGAGGGCTACGAGCCCACTCTCTTGCTCATCAGAACTACTGAAGGAGAG GTGTGCGGCGCCTTCCTGTCCACCGACTGGGAGGAGCGCAAGAGGGGCGGGAACAAGCTCAGCTTTTTTGGAACCGGCGAGTGCTTCGTCTTCAGG CTCAAGCCGGAGATGGAGAGGTACGAGTGGGTGGTGATCCGACACCCCGAGCTCTGTTCGGCCGTCCCACCCCAGGACTCGGACACCCCAGAGGATACGGCGGCACCGCCCCAGCCCTCCGAACGCCTGGAGGACCCCAACACCCTCCCTGCCGCGGAGCCGGGCTCTGACCCCGCCGCTCGCCTGTCCCCCTTCCTGGCGACGCGTCACTTCAACCTCAACACCACGAACTGCTCCATGTTCATGGCCGGGAGCCACGACTCCATCATTGTCG gtgGGGGTGGCGGCAACGCCCTGTACATCGACGCGGAGCTGAACCACGGACGTACGGCCCGCTGCAGCACCTTCGACAACCAGCCCCTGTGCGCGGAGGCCTTCCAGATCGCCCTGCTGGAGGTCTGGGCCTTCCAGGACGCCATGGCCTCCTAA